ttccttttgtgcaCAGATTACTTCCCAAAACAACCACTCCATCTTCAATAGGAATTTGCCGACTAGCAGCAGTTGCTCAGTTACTAACCTTCTTTGAATTTTAATCCTAGGGCCAGTTTCTCTCTTTGTATACAAAAGGTATAAATTGGCTTCCCAGGACTGTAAAGAGGGGACCTTACCTGCTTTAGAACCTGAAGGCACTTGTGGGTGAGGGCAGCTGGGAAAAAATCGCATATATTCCAACACTGCAACTCTGCAATTCCTACCCATGGGTTTGACCCTGCTACGAGTGTCCTATAGACCTTCCATCACTCAACATCAACCCACTCCCACCCACTTCCATTTCAGCAATATTCTATGCTGGGGAGCATGAGGAGGTTCCACGCCTTGTAAAAAGTGGAGCAGGCCACTTCCACTCACTTGTCAATGTCCCAATGTCCATAACTACCCAGAGCAGAGAGTGCAGTTCTTACCTgtcctgctttctctctcccagGCTGAAGCTGAGGCTGATGCTCATCTGAGACACCAGCATTTATGCAGAACTAATATAGAGATAGTGAGGGGTCAAAGGTCCTGCTTTGTTTCCCCATTTGCTCTTTTGCAAGCAGATGCAGCTCAGTGGGATGGACAAGAAGCTGTGTAGGACTCTGGACCTGTTGTTGGGATTTGGTAATGGAGGGTCAGTCTGACCTGAGCACAGGAGACGTGGAAGTCAGCTCCTGGGTCACTGAGCCCCCTACATTTTCAGGCAACCATGTCATGGAGGCCCCTTTCATCAACTGAGCAAATTCCACATTAACAGTAGCTGAAGCTGGACTGATTTTCGCTCCCACTGTTCCCATGGGAAGGCTCATGCTGAAAGCTGACTGCTTTGACAGCTGCATATTATTTGTGGCTATTATGCTCATTCATATTTCGCCCTCTATTTCCAACAAATATATTATGCATACATAAGGTGCTCTCACAGTTCATTTTCTCCCATAGCCAAGCCTTTTTGCGCAGGCTGACAAGATGGGTGTAAATCTCAGCCAGGTATCAAAATCTGCACAGGGTGAAGCTTAACTTCTCTGCAGACTGCGTAGGGAACTGCACCCAGTCAGAAAGCATCTGTTGTGCCATGCCGAGAGATGTGCTTTTCCCATAGCTCAGTCTCCAACTGCCCATCGGGTCTTCAGTCAGTATCTGACACATCCAACCATTGAACAGGAGGCAGAAAATTTGCAACATGGAGCAACAAGTGGCATTAGCTGAGGAAAAGGTGAGGGCACGAGGCGTACGTGAAACCTGCAATGTGAGACCCAACAAAACTATCTTGTGTCAATGACATAAAGTAGTATCGATCACCTACTAAGCCACTGATGTGACTTTCAGCTAACAGATGGACACTCTGAAAAGCTCAGCCAGTATCTTTATTTATTATCCCAACACGTTTTCTTCGTGGAGCTTTGTGTACTGTAAACCAAACAGTAAGTGTTACCCTTTTACAAACATGGCAGCcaaagcagtgactgcagcaaTGATACAACTGAGGTCACATCATTAATGAGGGCTGCCCATGGCCTCCCAGACCATTTTTCCACTGTCTTGGCGATGTATTTATTAAAAGTATCGTCTttcttagaaaaacaaagaaaaagcccCCTGAAACATGAAGAACATTGATCCAAAAGACAGCTGAGAATTATCACTGATGTCTAACAAGGTAACTTCTAGAAGTCAGAACACAGAATTTTCAGTTCCACTTCTCGTGTAAAACACTAAAAAGCAATTTATGGTCTAGGAAGAACACACGGGAACAACAAGAGTTTTAGGTTCTCTCATATTTTAATTATACATTCTACAATCAGTAAGGAGACACTGCAGATTTACTGCCTGCTTTTACAGCTGAAATGACGTTCAGAAGACCGGCACAAGGCACATTATAGGCATTCAAGACAACAGAAATAGCAATAAGCAGTCTTGTGGGGGTGAATTTAATATAACCTCAAATGTCATCTCTCTTCTAAATCAGGTTACCAAATGGCAGTCTCTGGCCATATTAAGGGTGTGCTTTAAACTGATGTGCTGTCTGAGGTAGTAAAACAATGGGAATTTAGCTGCCCTACGTAGTAATACTTACATCCGAAGAGCTTTGTGTTGTGGTAGCTTCTGTCCTTGCTAAGTTTGTCCAGCTTTACCTAGTGCTATCTTGAATCCAGCCCCAGATAGCAACAGGGTCTTTCAGCACTTTCTACTGCCAAACAGGCAATTGCCAAGCCCAAATCAATGATTGCACAAGAAGCAGTCCTTGCCCTTCTTTCCTGGAATGGCAGAGTGCTctgcaaataagcaagaaaGCCACATATTGCAAGTccttttttaatcaaataataaaaaaaagcgtagttcttttatctttcttatGAATCTTTGGTCTGAGGTGGAAAGCAGCTGACATGAGCAGCACGGATCTCCTTATCTGTTCCATGAGGCATAGTCACCTATTCCTTATTTTAATACAGATAACTCTAGACACTTTCATACACAAAATTCATCCTTAGGTGTAAGGTATATTCCTTCACCTGCAtgacaggaagaaacaaaagtctAAAATAACTAACAAATGAGATCGTCTTTATTTCTTGCATCGCAAATGGGTGACACACAAACATCAGCACTTCGGAATGGCTAAAAAATTACAACCTAGAAAGAATGAAGCTCAACCATTTCCTACTGTTCTTTCACTGTGTAGCCTTTCAGCTGCTCAATTCAGTCCCTCTTAaaatgtcaaaggccttgcaaTCTCGCTGTTAAATAAAGTCTACATGGTATTAAGCAGTGCCATTGCAAAGGCTTTCACTTATAGccaattaaaaatagaaataagcaTTCAAAGTGTAGCCTACTTCCTTCCTACTTTTCTGTCTGCTTGCAGTAGCAAAGCACATATATAATAGATTTCCTTTTTAGCTATTCCACAGACCACTGATCAGTGCTTTAGGAACCACAGTGGTTTGTGGACCAGACCTTACCAAAACTGTTGCCATTTCTGTTTCCCTGCTGGATAACTTAATCTACTTCTGTCTGCAGTTTTAAGTCACAGAATTAAGACTGAGATATAATCACTTTTCCCTGAAACGTGATGTTTAATGTTTCTATAAATACGAACAAAGAGACTGAACAGGAGCTCAAACGTGATAAAGATAAAACTCTTCAGACTTCACACAGCACAACATGCACAAATTCGCACAACCTATGGTAGTCATTCTGACTCAGTTATGAGAACCACAGTAATAAAGATGGAGAGCTCCTTCGTGTGATTTAGAGCAAAAAGGGCAACCTCTGCAGTTAGCATGAATTGTAGAATCATcgaacggcttgggttggaagggaactcaaggatcacgaaattccaacccctctgccacagaCAGGattgccagctgctagatcaagtactagattaggttgcccagagtcccatccagcctgctcgtaagcacctccagggatggggcctTCCtctcttgggcaacctgttccagcacctcacctctCTCTAAGTAAAAAACGCCCTCTTcacatctaatctaaatctatcctcctttagtttaaaatcattcccccttgtactatcactgtctacctgtgtaaaaagtttatttccctcatgtttatgaactccttttaaatactggaaggttataatgaggtctccccgcagccttctcttttccaggctgaacatgcccagttccttcagcctatcttcacaggagaggtgctccagcccctggatcatcttcatggccatcCACTGGATCCCCTCCAAAAGCTCctcatctttcctgtgctgggggccctagatttggatgcagtactccagctggggcCTCACGAGGGTagagtagaaggggacaatcaccagcccaggataccactgcctttctgagctgcaagtgcacactgctctcatgttaagtttttcatcaaccAAGACCCTTAAGTCCTTCTCAGTAGGAcagctctcaaggagttcttctcccagtttgtaaacatatctgggattaccttgacccaagtgcaaaaccttgcactttgctttgttgaaacTCATTAGGTTCACAAGGCCCCCATCTTTGGAGTttatcaaggtccctctggatgacatGCTCATGCTCCAACTGCTGCCGCTGTTACACACAGTTTTCTTGCTGTCTGAAAGAGTTCTCACTCTTGGGGAAACTTACTGGACATGTATTGGAACAcgaatggaaaacaaatcattttccATGCTACCATCCTGGGATTTCAGCTATGGCACTGGCTGGGAAATAAGCTGGACAGTACAGTGATTCAGATTTACAAAACAATTCACAAGATGCTCCTAAAGCTCCCTGCCAACGATTGAGCTTCATGAATCCAAGAATGTCTTTGGTAAGCCAGTTTCCTGTGGATGCATCCAGCATGTAACTGTAGCACCCAGAGAACATCAAGTTTTCCAGTACATTTTCAATGACACCAGTGGATGGATGGATCACATCAAGGAAAAATGGCAAGTCTTTCTCCTTTGCAGGTAGTGTCATGGCATTCTAGAAATTCTGCATTCAAGTTGCAAGGTAAGAGATGAGAAAACCCTGCCATCTAGATAGATCAGATATACCACGTATTCAGAACTGATGTGTGTCAGAGTAAAGATCAAGAGGACAGTAGTAAAAATTGTTAGGTCTCTTCACAACCCTTTATCCCACACCATGTATATAATACATGGAAGAGAGAGCAAAGGGAGAACATGAGTATATGGCCCAGGAAACATACATCAATCAAAGTTACGCCTCCTAAAGTCGAAGGAAGTTCTGGTATATGGTATGAGAGGCAGCGGGTCATACCATGCTCCGTTCCTGTGAGGATGACCAAGCTTTGGtaaatttaatttattacatttacaaataaattcaAGTCTGTGTTAAAGGCTAGAACAAGCATCTTTTTAGGTACTAAGGACTAAGCTTAATGTAGAGCAGGATGTTTCAGTCAGTATAGGGCAGATAAGCTGGCAGTGTGCAGATTGCAGTAAGGCAATAAGGTCCAGAGGTATCTTCCAACCTAAATTACTCTACTGTCCCGTGACTGCACGTCTCTGTGATTACCTGAGCCCTTCTGCAGTAACTGGTGTGCAAAGGATCGGTATTCTACATACTGTCCTCCTTGTAGTGTCAGGCAACTGATGTCTCTGGGaatatattgtttttattaaaaaaatctgctgtatCAAATAGCATGTTTTCAGCCCACAAATCTAAGTTTCCAAATCAAAGTAGGAACGAATATGGGCTATACATTGCTTCCACATCCACCAGACGTATCTTcttcaaaagcagtttcatcttttgtttttcttttgctggttCAATCAAAAGCAGTCATCCCAACCATCCAGttaaaaaagctaaaaagaGTCCAGTGTGAATCTTCATTCTTTCAGTACTGGCATTAAATGACGATGCTTCTTGCACTATAGGAACTTCCTCTGTcctgcaggagaaaatgaaagattcaGGATCAAGGAAAGACAGATGAAAACCAAGTGTTTTCCTACACGTTCTGAGCACTGAAGCAAAACCATTCATATATCTACACATCATAGCTGGGTCTAACACTACGTTTCCTTCCAAAACTCAGAGGGGAAAATTGTAATATGCAAAATATGGCCCCTTGAGAAGACAGCCACCCGGCAGAATACTGCATACAGGTGATAAGGGAcacttcattttgttgttcttgttgatTTTAAAAAACTCCACTTTTTTAAGGATGCACATATGTTTAGCTTCAATGATAGCAATTGGATCTGAACCTTTTCATACACAGGACACCGCTCGAAACCTAGTCACAGTATAAATTCATAAGTTGAGCTGTGAACAGCAGtcctcaggagctgcagctaGCAAGCCACCCTCTTCTATGTGGTCCGAAGGATCATGCCTTTCCCACCGTTTCCTAGGGTACTCAATACTCTTTGCCCTCCTTTTGAAAGAAAGGCATCAGGCTGCAAAAAATAATTGACATTCACTGTCAACCCCAGAACCCATCTCTGCCTTGTGACTGGAAGAAAAGAGGCAGGTGACTTACCGAGCGTGGCCCTGCACCCTCTCTGTGCTTGCTGTCACGATCTGGGATGATTTCTAGTGAGCGATAACTGGGAGGTTTATCTTCTGGCCATTCCCTAGACCGGTTGTGCCGCCTGCGGTTTTTCGCTGGGAGACGGATTTGCTCTTCTGAGGAGCTCCATGATCCCCGTCGAGAAGGGGGAGAGTAGCTGTGCCGCCGGTGCCTTGAGTTATTGCTGCTCCTGGTGTGCTGCTGGTACTCTCGcctcactgcaggctgctgtctcCGGCCATGATGGTGGCTGGAATGCTCCTTGGCCTCCTCTGAATagaaactgcagctgctgctgctgctttttcccctctcagttTGGCGGGTGGGCGACACATCCCGCCTGGGGTGGTGGGGCCTGCCATCATAGCCGCCTGTCCTCTGCCTTGGAGGATGGTCCTCTCGCTGCCTGTCCCGGGGTTCCCGACTGTAGCTGGAACGAGAATCTTCACTAGAAGGCAAGGGCCACCTCCGATCTTCCCTCCTGTTCTCTGCTATGGAGTCCCAAGTTCTGGGGCTGCGGGTAGTTCTCTGTGGAcgtgaggagctgctgctcccatgGGAGGAAGAGACGTGAGCAGTGAGAGGAGGAAGACCATTTGCACCACGCTGCATGATATCGCTACCCAGGGAGGACAGCAAGCTGGGCTGCACTGCCTGCCGCTGGTTGGAGGGTGGCCGGGGCTGTGATGGGTTAAGGTTTTGGATTTCAGATTCCAGATAGTCCAAAACACCCTTGTTAGGGGAAAGTCGAGCTTGTGGCTGCACCAATGGAAGActgttctgcagagacacaTCTGAAGATTAAATCACAGGGGGATGCAGTAAgttagggaaaaacaaaaaggagtgAGCCTCTCTATGCTAACAGCCTTGTCTAAATCTCCTCTGAGTTTCACTTTGCTTCCTCACAAGTTTCAAGCACTGTAACAACAGAAGATAAGATTCAGAGTACAGAAACTAGTATGCTGCAGCCATGATCTACGTTCTGAGCAGCACATAGGTAAGAAATTAAGTCATCCAGCACACCAGGGAATGAGTATTCAGAGAGAGCAAGTTTTCCTACAGCATCAATaattctcttgttttttttactcTAATATCTTACTGAACTGGAAGTAAAATTAATcaatactgaaaaaaagatgcttttttttattacaaatgCACAAAAACACACGCATAGATATAAGTAGAAAACTGTAGTTTCTCCTCTGTGAAGCTGGTGTGGTTCTGGAACAATTACCAAGAGAGGTCACAGAATCTTCATCCTTGCAGGTTTCCACGTTTCAGCTGGACAAAGCCACGCTAACGGAGGTTAGTGATAGTCCTGCTTTGAGCAAGAGGAAGGACTAGATGACCTCAGAGTTCCCTTCTACTCAGTATCTCTAAAATTTCAAATACGTGACATGAATAAGGCTAAGCAACAGCCTAAGGAACTAATATATCCACTGTATTCTGACAGCATGTCCATGTATTTCCTTGAGAAGTGCATTCCATCTCAACTGATGACAGCTCAGTCACAGATGTTCATAAAGTGAACCGATGCCCTGACTAGAAAAATACCAACTGCAGAATTAACTGAAGAGTTAACAAAGTACATAGTCAAACACCTTGAATCTAGCATTTCAGATGCTTACAAACTCTTCAAACAGTGGTTAAGACTGTAAAAACCTGTGACTGCTGTACAGTGACGAAAAGctaatttcagatgaaaaaatcCTGTATTTATTTGAGAAGTCATGTTGAATTCTGCTACTCTTTTTGGGGGTGGTTAAATAATATTACTGGTAATAATTTATGCTATTGCTTATGTCTCTGTGACTTCAGACACTCTATCTTTCCAATTCAATTTAACTCAAAAATATATACAAGTTACGTAAGTAATTTTGGGGCAGAACACCTAGCAAATTCTTCCAGATTTATTCTTTGCTGAATGTAGACTAGATCTGTTGCACAGAAGGCAGTTTGCCCTCAGTTGTATGAAGACCAGACATTTGATAAGAATTCAAACAAATTGCACCTCGCTACTCATGTCAATTTTGGATATAAGGAGTTGACCGTGAccagcacagcaaaacaaagacacaGTACCCTCTTCTACCCCATGAAGTGAGATAAGCTGGGTATATTTACCCTGCAGTCACTGTGTTGTAGCACAAGATTCACCTTAGTTAGCATTAAACTACTTCACCCAGCACTGAGCCTAGCAAGACACTTAAGATGGATATGCTGTATTTATCCACCCAGGCAAGTCTAAAGTGTGTTGCAAAGGTAGCAGAGCTGTCATGCTGGGATGTGCAGTCATGCTAGGAACATCTTTCTCACTCTGTAGTAAAGAGGATAAAGACTCACTGTTGAAGCTCCCTAAGAAGTTACTTGCTTCTCTTTCCTGTTTCCCTCTGAAATTATGACCATAGTCTCACCTTGTTGCAGTAGAGGGTTCAGCTGGTAAGAGGAAAGTTGTGAATTCCTATCAGCACCTCCATAGAACATATTAGGTAGCATCCAAGGTGCAAATGCCTGAGCCCGCTTCATGAACCGATGCCGTTCCAGTactgtaaaagaagaaagctttgaGCAGCTATGCCTAGAGTACAGCTTGCAGAGCATTTATCTTTGTGTTTAATAGACTCTAGCTTTTGAATGTGATCACAGAATGGGAAGCTTTCTCCAACTTATGACAAAGCTTAAAAATGGAGCATGGGAAATGTTCACAAAGAAGCTGTacagctttcaaaacagaaagaacagctaaaacagaagaaaagggtTACTgcctcatttttcattttcaggaaccagaaacaaacaacactaGGATTAAGTATACAGCACAGAACCTAATGCAGGACTTCTGTCTGCCATGTCATTATGAGTACAGCTGTGGCAAAGTGGGAAATAATGTTTCATACAGCAAAACATACCACATTGTTTTCGTTCTTAAAACTCTTTCAGTTCACCATTAGTTCTTTTCCTACAGTTACACGAGTCCTTTTTTGCCCCCTTCATGTAGGCTTTGTCTAGATCTTATCTTCCACACCACATACAAAAGCCGTTTCTTCAGTGGTCTACAAACAAGGCACTCAGAGACACATTGTCTACCTTCTTCCTGTCTAGTCTTTCAACTGCTCTTGttgtatctctccaatttatcTCTGCATGACTGCAAAAATTAAATCCCTTTGGACAACGTGGTCAAACTGGTGCTGTTCTCAATAGCAATGTCCTGTGCtccagaagaggaaaatcaatGGAAATTTCCACTTTGTCACCATTTTTCCATCATTAACTCCAGTTTGCTACCAGTGAAGTCAGGCTTCAATTcaaccttattttcttcagcacttGTACCTCCCCCCTACAGAGACCGTATCACCATCGCTGTCTTCAAAACCATCACTCATTGCTGgctcttttttgggggggaaagcTAAAACATCTCTAAAAACGCCTTACACTTTCTATCAGAGAGAATCAAAACTTAAGTTTACAAGTAAATTCTGCAAGCCCTAGACATTATGAAGTCTGACTCTGcgtggtttgtctttcacaatTTGGTGAAACACTTCTGCATCTGGGGCTTTTGCAAAAATTCTCTTACATGGCTTCTCTGGAATCTCAAAAGAAGCAGTCTTTTACTGCAGTCTCTTCCACAAGGAACTAACAGATCATTCTTGCCCACACATTTCAGCAGACGGGTAAGAATGTAATTGCCTTTGAGACACTTACCCCTCTGATAAATGTCTGAAGTTGGCTGATGAAATTAAAAGTTACTGAAGGGGAAGAGACTGGGGATACGCAGGCCGGCTGCACAAGTCTTCCTTCTGTAAGAAACCAGGCTACAGCAAAGCTCCAATTAATTCTGTCCCCTGAGTTCATCTGTAGCAAGCAGCATTTAGACAAGGAGTACTCTCAGGGTCTCAACTCCTCCATTTCCTGTAGCACTCAATTTATTAAACAGATTGCATATATGTACTCCTTTATCTGTTTCAATGAATTTCCACAGAGCACCACCTGTAGCAGAACAGGAACTGACACTTCCTCTGAGCgcatccttcccttcctccacaGCTCACGCAGTTCCACTTTGTTCTCCACTCAACTCCCTCCCCAGCCCGGCTCCAAAGGGAACTACAAAGCTGGTGACTTCAGGAGTTTTAATCCTAATACACCGATATTTCTTCACAGTAGTGTGGCCTGAGGTAGCAGCTTTAAAGCATTTAATCTAAAACttgcttcattattttctttccaagggATTTTCCACCAGTTTAGCTTTTAaatttggaagaagaaaacaaagagaaataaaaacaaaggccCTGTCTGTTCCTCTCCCATTCCTCTGGTTTTCACCTTCAAAATGTCCTTGCACCTGTGGGATTCACATCTCTGAGTTTTGAATGCAGTCCTACATGAGCAGCAAAAGGCTCAGCAGCAAAATGCACACTTACAGTACTACAGGATCGTCTCTCTTTAAGGCAGTCCCTAGCACCAGCCATCCGAAgtctatgattctctgatctTCCCTCATAgctgaacaaacacagaatcatCCCTGGACTTTCTTTACTccctcatctttttttccatcccCAGATACTTTGCCTTTCAGTTTCATCCCAGTATACACTCTTGAATTCAGTACTCTGGTTCCCCACTTGCAAAATGGAGGTAAAATTATCGATCTCTAAAGTGTTTGTGAACATTTTTATCTGAGGAAGGTCAGATTCAAGATAGTTCCAAAACTCATACCTGCTATAAAACTCTGGCAGGGTGTTTCACTGTTCCCTTTTTCAACCATTCCCTGCTGAGAAAAGTCTGTTCTTTACCTTTGACAGCTTCTGGGCCATTTATCcaattctaaaaaaaaaaattactttccaACCTAATCAGACCAGGGTGCAAGGATTTCCTATTTTGCGCCAATTCATTGATAGAAGAAGtctgcaggagaaaaggaacTAATAGGAACAGAAGGAGGTCGTACATGTATTTACCACAATATCTGTACTAGTAGGCCTTTTGCAGTTTTCCATGGGAAATGTAATTGGCTTTCCCCCTGGGGCACGCTTAAGATTTCCGTAACACCAATTCTGAATTACCCAAACAATTCACTTCTATTACAAGGTTCGAAATCATGTTAGCTGATGTTCTGATGAGTCACCTCACCTCAGCGTATCCCAAGCCCATTCAGCAGATCTAGGCTACCCTCTAGTGGTCATTAAACGGGAAAAAATCATCCACATTCAATTCATGCTGTAATTCTACAATTTAATTGATGACTTTTGCCTTCTCTTCAATTACATGGTACTGTTATTTCTTAGAACTGCTTTTTAAGATATTTACTGCCTcaatcttctgttttttaagtcCCCAGTTCATTTCCAGGAGGCTAAAAAGTCTGCTGGAAGCAGGATGAAGTGAAGGTGCACCAGAGCAGGGAGCAA
The sequence above is a segment of the Excalfactoria chinensis isolate bCotChi1 chromosome 1, bCotChi1.hap2, whole genome shotgun sequence genome. Coding sequences within it:
- the ILDR1 gene encoding immunoglobulin-like domain-containing receptor 1; this encodes MARCGCYERELLLAWLLLACLPAGCLSLLVTVQDTERYTTLFASITLKCDYSTSAQLQDVVVTWRFKSFCKDPIFDYYSVSYQAGLALGQDPSDDCNDVQRKVRIVIQKYGQNEPVLGVDYRQRKITIQNRADLVISEVMWWDHGVYYCTVEAPGDTSGDPDKEVKLIVLHWLTVLLIILGGLLLLLLIGICWCQCCPQHCCCHIRCVCCPTRCCCNEKVLERHRFMKRAQAFAPWMLPNMFYGGADRNSQLSSYQLNPLLQQDVSLQNSLPLVQPQARLSPNKGVLDYLESEIQNLNPSQPRPPSNQRQAVQPSLLSSLGSDIMQRGANGLPPLTAHVSSSHGSSSSSRPQRTTRSPRTWDSIAENRREDRRWPLPSSEDSRSSYSREPRDRQREDHPPRQRTGGYDGRPHHPRRDVSPTRQTERGKSSSSSCSFYSEEAKEHSSHHHGRRQQPAVRREYQQHTRSSNNSRHRRHSYSPPSRRGSWSSSEEQIRLPAKNRRRHNRSREWPEDKPPSYRSLEIIPDRDSKHREGAGPRSDRGSSYSARSIVI